Proteins encoded together in one Synergistota bacterium window:
- a CDS encoding flagellar hook-length control protein FliK, with the protein MSYVKLNASGEVLSRLAPLKGKVIEGKVVGKSGDLPLLEIEDLLFAAESKVPLKVGAKVSLWVKGIFGDKLHLQLLSEEELDEGFLKLGLKDTPEFKLAYRILKGLGVSFGRREVELLGELILKSKDFSFIIEGLRALQAKLGVSASLIKLLLVLGSPFFLREILLKLLFYGDKDIRRFLERIIPRGESLSAESIKGFLLESGILEGDELIELLISKGGADGAKLLGWLLLPRVLSLPPKEGDWFIYLWFPILWDKGELVISSLKKYKSREVDKKEEGERFELFLELKSLGRIRVLFYLLKGKLWLTLEAEEERVLALIRRNLSDLLSSLEGQGYDVGGLSSRSMLVERSFFEGEGLDIRI; encoded by the coding sequence GTTGTAGGAAAATCTGGTGATCTTCCCTTACTTGAGATTGAGGATCTTTTGTTTGCTGCTGAGAGCAAGGTTCCTCTTAAGGTGGGAGCTAAAGTCTCTCTATGGGTTAAAGGTATTTTTGGAGATAAGCTTCATCTTCAGCTTCTTTCGGAAGAGGAATTGGATGAGGGCTTTTTAAAGCTGGGATTAAAGGATACGCCTGAGTTTAAACTTGCTTATAGGATTTTGAAAGGTTTGGGAGTAAGCTTTGGGAGAAGGGAGGTAGAGCTTTTAGGAGAGCTTATCTTGAAAAGTAAGGATTTCTCCTTCATTATCGAAGGATTAAGAGCTCTTCAAGCGAAGCTTGGGGTATCAGCCTCTCTTATTAAACTTTTGCTTGTACTCGGTAGCCCGTTCTTTTTGAGAGAGATTCTATTAAAGCTTCTCTTTTATGGAGATAAGGACATAAGGAGATTTCTTGAGAGGATCATCCCCAGAGGGGAAAGCCTTTCAGCTGAGTCTATTAAGGGCTTTCTCTTAGAAAGCGGTATTCTGGAGGGCGATGAATTAATTGAGCTTCTTATTAGTAAAGGTGGAGCGGATGGAGCGAAGCTTCTGGGATGGCTTCTTCTTCCGAGAGTTTTAAGCCTTCCGCCGAAAGAGGGGGATTGGTTTATATACCTTTGGTTTCCAATCCTATGGGATAAAGGCGAGCTAGTTATTTCTTCTCTGAAAAAGTATAAAAGCAGAGAAGTGGATAAGAAAGAGGAAGGAGAAAGGTTTGAGCTCTTCCTTGAACTTAAGAGCCTTGGGAGGATAAGAGTTTTATTTTATCTTTTGAAAGGAAAGCTTTGGTTAACTTTGGAAGCTGAGGAAGAAAGGGTCCTCGCCCTTATAAGGAGGAATCTTTCAGATTTGCTATCCTCGCTTGAAGGGCAAGGGTATGATGTGGGAGGTTTATCCTCGCGTTCGATGTTAGTTGAGAGGTCTTTTTTTGAGGGGGAGGGATTGGATATAAGAATATGA
- a CDS encoding FlhB-like flagellar biosynthesis protein, whose amino-acid sequence MSEDLKKAAALKYDEEKDKAPKVVASGRGKIAEKIIEIAKEYDIPIYEDPDLVELLLKVDIGEEIPPELYKAVAEVLAFIYRLRG is encoded by the coding sequence ATGAGTGAGGATTTGAAGAAGGCTGCTGCCTTGAAATATGATGAAGAGAAAGATAAAGCTCCTAAGGTGGTTGCTTCAGGAAGGGGTAAAATAGCTGAAAAAATAATTGAGATTGCTAAAGAATATGATATACCTATATATGAGGATCCTGATCTTGTTGAGCTTTTATTAAAGGTAGATATAGGGGAGGAGATACCGCCTGAGCTTTATAAGGCAGTTGCTGAGGTTTTGGCTTTTATATATAGACTAAGGGGGTAG
- a CDS encoding HD domain-containing protein: MRCLPVTKLEEGMVVGKTIYTSDGRPLLRRGIVLDKKHIDRLKSLGIPVIYIEEEPLKGIDVEDVILDKVRMNAVQEARRLMLKIRKELKFYNKKISDLDLSEDIEGIKGVVDSLMREVFRTKEALYSFIDIRGLEDFLYGHMVNVTVLGMMTGLSLGYKPDRLFPLGLGLFLHDVGKAILDDAVLADQKLLGDEKNPLIIKHTVVGYEIVKRIPGVSLLSAHIAYQHHERLDGKGYPRGLYGSDIHEFAKIASVVNTYDILVSGSPFQSRVKPNEAIEIIRKGVGTLFDRDVVEAFLKNVAIYPVGSMVRLSTGEIAVVSQTKRGFPDAPIVRVIKDWSGNDLEIPVEIDLSIHENIKVEEMIE, encoded by the coding sequence GTGAGATGTCTACCGGTTACGAAACTCGAAGAAGGGATGGTTGTGGGTAAAACTATATATACTTCTGATGGAAGGCCTCTTTTAAGAAGAGGCATAGTGCTTGACAAAAAACATATAGATAGGCTTAAGAGCCTAGGTATACCTGTAATATACATTGAGGAGGAGCCTTTGAAAGGAATAGATGTAGAGGATGTTATATTGGATAAAGTGAGGATGAACGCTGTTCAAGAGGCGCGCAGGCTAATGCTTAAGATAAGGAAGGAGCTTAAGTTTTACAATAAAAAGATTTCTGACTTGGATCTAAGTGAGGATATAGAGGGAATTAAAGGTGTTGTAGACTCCCTTATGAGGGAGGTATTCAGGACAAAAGAGGCCCTTTATAGCTTTATAGATATAAGGGGTTTAGAGGATTTCCTTTATGGACATATGGTAAATGTCACCGTACTGGGCATGATGACAGGGTTATCTCTTGGTTATAAGCCTGATAGGCTTTTCCCGTTAGGCCTGGGGTTATTCCTTCACGATGTAGGTAAGGCCATTTTAGATGATGCCGTTTTAGCTGATCAGAAGCTGCTTGGGGATGAAAAAAATCCCCTTATAATAAAGCATACTGTGGTGGGGTATGAGATCGTAAAGAGAATTCCGGGAGTATCTCTTCTTTCAGCTCATATTGCCTATCAACATCATGAAAGGCTAGATGGGAAGGGATATCCAAGGGGACTTTATGGATCGGATATCCATGAGTTTGCTAAGATAGCAAGCGTTGTTAACACTTACGATATACTTGTTTCAGGATCTCCCTTCCAATCTAGGGTTAAGCCAAATGAGGCTATCGAGATAATAAGAAAAGGTGTGGGAACCCTATTTGATAGAGATGTTGTAGAAGCTTTTCTGAAGAATGTAGCTATATATCCGGTTGGAAGCATGGTAAGACTCTCTACGGGTGAGATAGCTGTTGTTTCCCAAACTAAAAGGGGATTCCCTGATGCACCTATAGTTAGAGTGATAAAGGATTGGAGCGGTAACGACCTTGAGATACCCGTTGAGATAGACCTATCTATTCATGAGAACATAAAGGTTGAGGAGATGATAGAGTGA
- a CDS encoding YraN family protein, with amino-acid sequence MKEKGKRAEEEAIAYLKRKGYSILERNYFTRFGEIDVVAKKDGFIVFIEVKSSEAWDAEYNITLHKAKKLYKAAMVYLSRKGFVDLPFRFDLIAINGGNLNHYENILGEGGVFG; translated from the coding sequence GTGAAAGAGAAAGGTAAAAGGGCTGAAGAAGAAGCGATAGCTTACCTTAAGAGAAAGGGGTACAGCATTCTTGAGAGAAATTACTTTACCCGCTTTGGCGAGATAGATGTAGTTGCTAAAAAAGACGGTTTTATAGTTTTCATCGAGGTTAAAAGTAGTGAGGCTTGGGATGCGGAATATAATATTACTCTCCATAAGGCTAAAAAGCTTTATAAGGCTGCTATGGTTTACCTCTCAAGGAAAGGTTTTGTTGATCTTCCATTTAGGTTCGATCTCATTGCTATAAACGGTGGTAATCTCAATCACTATGAGAATATCTTAGGGGAGGGCGGAGTCTTTGGTTAG
- a CDS encoding YifB family Mg chelatase-like AAA ATPase — MVSFCWTVAFNGLEAIPVKVEVDVSRGLPSFNLVGLPDTVVRESKERVRSALKNSGFSFPSSRVVVNLVPADLKKEGSHFDLPIALALLSALGELPELSDWLVFGELSLNGELEKTRGAILAASLAKEKNLKLLFPFKNAFEVSPIASGLSAYGVENLSQAFAFLKGEMLLKELEPTDFKSLPVDSEFDISDVKGQVFAKRALEIAASGWHSLIMIGPPGSGKTMLAKILVSLLPPMVDEEIVEVSKIYSIAGYLNNGLIVRRPFRAPHHTISEVGLCGGGGSPHPGEISLAHRGVLFLDELPEFSRRSLEVLRQPLEEGKVSLSRAGYSLSFPACFLMVGAMNPCPCGFLGDTERECKCSSLAIKKYFSKLSGPLIDRIDLHVEVPRLKPDELVFAGSDESETNEKLRGKVAFAWEAQRERFSSPLRFNSMMTPDELKRFCPLGKEEKAFLRKALSDLGLTARAYNKVLKVARTIADLSGSPDIKVEHLAEALTFRLLDRRETPWTID, encoded by the coding sequence TTGGTTAGCTTCTGCTGGACCGTGGCCTTTAACGGTCTTGAAGCTATACCGGTCAAAGTTGAGGTAGATGTTTCTAGAGGCTTGCCATCCTTTAATCTTGTAGGTTTGCCAGACACCGTCGTTAGAGAGTCGAAAGAACGAGTTAGGTCAGCCTTGAAAAACAGCGGTTTCTCCTTTCCGTCAAGCAGAGTTGTAGTTAATCTTGTTCCTGCTGATTTGAAGAAGGAAGGCAGTCATTTCGATCTTCCTATAGCCTTAGCTCTTCTTTCAGCCTTAGGTGAGTTACCCGAGCTTTCTGATTGGCTTGTTTTCGGGGAGCTCTCACTGAATGGGGAGCTTGAAAAGACAAGAGGAGCAATTTTAGCCGCCTCTTTAGCCAAGGAGAAGAACTTAAAGCTTCTTTTTCCCTTTAAAAACGCTTTTGAGGTCTCTCCAATAGCTTCTGGGCTTTCAGCTTATGGCGTTGAAAATCTATCGCAGGCCTTTGCATTTCTTAAGGGGGAGATGCTTCTTAAGGAGCTTGAGCCTACCGATTTCAAATCTTTACCAGTTGATTCTGAGTTTGATATATCTGATGTTAAAGGACAGGTCTTCGCTAAAAGGGCTTTAGAGATAGCTGCCTCAGGCTGGCATAGCCTGATAATGATCGGGCCACCTGGTAGCGGAAAAACTATGCTTGCTAAGATATTGGTTTCTCTTCTTCCTCCAATGGTTGACGAAGAAATAGTAGAGGTTTCTAAGATATATAGTATAGCGGGATATCTTAATAATGGTTTGATAGTGAGGAGGCCGTTTAGAGCCCCTCATCATACGATAAGTGAAGTAGGCCTATGTGGTGGAGGCGGAAGCCCACATCCAGGAGAGATATCCTTAGCTCATAGAGGGGTTCTTTTTTTAGACGAGCTTCCTGAGTTTTCAAGAAGATCCTTGGAGGTTTTAAGACAACCTCTTGAAGAAGGAAAGGTTAGCTTATCTAGGGCAGGATATTCCTTATCCTTTCCGGCTTGCTTTCTTATGGTTGGTGCTATGAACCCATGTCCATGTGGTTTTTTAGGTGACACGGAAAGGGAATGTAAGTGTTCCTCTCTGGCGATTAAGAAATATTTCTCAAAGCTTTCTGGTCCCTTGATAGATAGGATAGATTTACATGTGGAGGTCCCAAGGCTAAAGCCAGATGAGCTTGTATTTGCTGGTTCCGATGAATCTGAGACAAATGAGAAGTTAAGAGGAAAGGTTGCTTTTGCTTGGGAAGCTCAGAGGGAAAGGTTTTCTTCTCCCTTGAGATTTAACTCCATGATGACCCCTGATGAGTTGAAAAGGTTTTGCCCCTTAGGTAAAGAGGAAAAAGCCTTTTTAAGGAAAGCTCTAAGCGATCTTGGTCTAACTGCAAGGGCTTACAATAAGGTTTTAAAGGTAGCAAGGACAATAGCTGACTTAAGCGGAAGCCCCGATATAAAGGTGGAGCATCTTGCTGAGGCTTTAACTTTTAGGCTATTAGATAGAAGGGAGACACCTTGGACGATCGATTAG
- the dprA gene encoding DNA-processing protein DprA translates to MDDRLALLGLNLVEGLGPVKISSLIAFFGSPLDAWNASLKEVLQVPGIGEKIAQALLKVKKEKLLERELELMDKWGISFLTLLDEGYPVLLKEIENHPPVLYIKGSLKNDVLTLAVVGTRKPSPYGRKVAREFSKFLASSGVCIISGLARGIDSEAHKGALEGGGTTYAVLGSGILNLYPPELKGLAEEIASRGALLSEYPLFTPPLSGNFPRRNRIISGISKGVLVVEAPLKSGAMITVSYALDQGRDVFAVPGSIYSSKSEGPNLLIQQGAKPALKPEDILEEYGVKMSFAKRDGNILDISEEERRILDKLPVGEVFPIDNLFYDDANCGKFAIITMLELKGYLKRVEGNKVIRVK, encoded by the coding sequence TTGGACGATCGATTAGCTCTTTTAGGACTTAATTTGGTTGAAGGATTAGGACCAGTTAAAATCAGCTCTCTTATAGCCTTTTTTGGTTCACCTTTGGATGCCTGGAACGCTTCTTTAAAGGAAGTGCTTCAAGTTCCTGGAATAGGGGAGAAGATAGCTCAAGCTCTTTTAAAAGTTAAGAAGGAGAAGCTTCTTGAGAGGGAGCTTGAGCTAATGGATAAGTGGGGCATAAGCTTTTTAACCCTTTTAGACGAGGGATATCCTGTTCTCCTTAAGGAGATAGAGAATCATCCTCCTGTTTTGTACATTAAGGGTAGCTTAAAAAATGACGTATTGACGCTTGCTGTGGTCGGAACGAGAAAGCCTTCTCCTTACGGCAGGAAAGTTGCAAGGGAGTTTAGTAAGTTTCTTGCCTCTTCTGGAGTCTGTATAATCAGCGGTCTCGCTCGAGGGATAGACTCTGAGGCTCATAAGGGAGCTTTAGAGGGAGGAGGTACAACTTATGCAGTTTTAGGCTCTGGTATCCTTAATCTATATCCGCCTGAGCTTAAGGGATTGGCTGAAGAGATAGCTTCTAGGGGTGCGCTATTAAGTGAATATCCTCTTTTTACTCCTCCTCTTTCTGGAAACTTCCCTCGCAGGAATAGAATTATAAGCGGGATTTCAAAAGGGGTGTTGGTTGTTGAGGCTCCCTTAAAGAGCGGAGCGATGATAACTGTCTCTTACGCTTTAGATCAGGGTAGAGATGTATTTGCCGTTCCAGGTAGTATATACTCATCTAAGAGTGAAGGGCCTAATCTGCTCATTCAGCAAGGGGCTAAGCCTGCTTTAAAGCCTGAGGATATTCTGGAAGAATACGGAGTAAAGATGAGCTTTGCTAAAAGAGATGGTAATATTTTAGATATTTCTGAGGAAGAGAGGAGAATTCTCGATAAATTGCCTGTTGGAGAGGTTTTCCCCATCGATAATTTATTTTATGATGATGCTAATTGCGGAAAATTTGCTATAATAACTATGCTTGAGTTAAAAGGATATTTAAAGAGAGTTGAAGGAAACAAGGTTATTAGAGTTAAGTGA
- a CDS encoding DUF494 family protein, whose product MEEKFIRVLHARERLRLTPAAEGIIYKAVQLGLLDEKDREALLEQIMFLTPGKFEEIDIEELRYIMENFIEDEDMLTILFEEEGQKKTLN is encoded by the coding sequence ATGGAGGAAAAATTTATAAGAGTGCTTCATGCGAGAGAGAGGTTAAGGCTCACTCCTGCTGCCGAGGGGATAATATATAAGGCAGTTCAGCTAGGGTTGTTGGATGAAAAAGATAGAGAGGCGCTCTTGGAGCAGATAATGTTTCTTACACCTGGCAAGTTTGAGGAGATAGATATAGAGGAATTGAGATATATAATGGAGAACTTTATAGAAGATGAGGATATGCTTACCATTCTTTTTGAGGAGGAGGGGCAAAAGAAAACCTTAAATTGA
- the trmFO gene encoding methylenetetrahydrofolate--tRNA-(uracil(54)-C(5))-methyltransferase (FADH(2)-oxidizing) TrmFO produces the protein MRKVCVIGGGLAGSEAAWQLAKRGIKVTLFEMRPHLMTPAHQTGYFAELVCSNSLGAEGLDTASGLLKEELRLLGSVILECAYASRVPAGKALAVDRERFSKLVTERISSNSLIEVVREEVKEVPDDGEVIVATGPLTSPSLSEKLRELLGSEYLYFYDAVSPIVTYESLNMERIFKGSRYGVGEDYLNCPMTKEEYEAFWEALVNAERHPLHSFEDPKYFEGCLPIEVIASRGKETLLYGPLKPVGLIDPKSGKEPYAVVQLRRENIEGTLYNLVGFQTNLKWSEQRRVFRMIPGLENAEFVRYGVMHRNIFINSPVLLDRSLRLKKDRRVLFAGQIVGVEGYMESTAMGLVAALSIISDGNIEFPEETMIGSLLRYITTADPCNFQPMNANFGILPSLEFKERDKVKRKIKLSDRAINTLTNWWKCLKY, from the coding sequence TTGAGAAAGGTTTGTGTTATCGGTGGCGGACTCGCCGGTAGTGAAGCTGCCTGGCAGCTTGCTAAAAGAGGAATTAAGGTTACCTTATTCGAGATGAGACCCCACCTTATGACTCCAGCTCATCAAACGGGATATTTCGCTGAGCTTGTTTGCAGTAACTCCCTTGGTGCCGAAGGGCTTGATACTGCCTCCGGGCTATTGAAGGAGGAGCTTAGGTTACTCGGTTCGGTAATACTTGAGTGTGCATATGCTTCTAGGGTTCCAGCGGGCAAAGCCTTAGCTGTAGACAGGGAGAGGTTTTCCAAACTTGTAACCGAAAGGATAAGCTCAAACTCTCTGATAGAAGTGGTACGAGAGGAGGTTAAAGAGGTTCCGGATGACGGTGAAGTGATAGTTGCCACTGGTCCGCTGACCTCTCCTTCCCTATCTGAGAAGCTAAGAGAGCTTTTAGGTTCGGAATATCTTTACTTTTACGATGCTGTTTCTCCTATAGTTACTTATGAATCTCTTAATATGGAGAGGATCTTTAAGGGGTCTAGATATGGAGTGGGAGAAGACTATCTTAACTGTCCTATGACCAAGGAAGAATACGAGGCTTTCTGGGAGGCTTTGGTTAACGCGGAGAGGCATCCTCTTCATTCTTTCGAGGATCCTAAGTATTTCGAAGGGTGTTTGCCTATAGAGGTTATAGCCTCTAGAGGGAAGGAAACCCTTCTTTACGGTCCGCTTAAGCCCGTTGGTTTGATAGATCCGAAAAGCGGTAAGGAGCCGTATGCTGTGGTTCAGCTCAGAAGGGAGAATATAGAGGGAACGCTTTATAATCTTGTGGGCTTTCAGACGAACCTTAAGTGGAGTGAGCAAAGAAGGGTTTTTAGAATGATCCCGGGCCTTGAAAATGCCGAGTTTGTCAGATATGGTGTCATGCATAGGAATATTTTCATAAACTCTCCGGTCCTTCTTGACCGTTCTTTAAGGCTCAAGAAAGATAGAAGAGTTCTTTTTGCTGGACAGATAGTCGGAGTTGAAGGGTATATGGAGTCTACGGCTATGGGGTTAGTCGCTGCCTTAAGTATCATTTCCGATGGGAATATTGAGTTTCCTGAAGAAACTATGATAGGTTCTCTTTTACGATACATAACTACAGCTGATCCTTGTAACTTTCAGCCCATGAACGCTAACTTTGGGATACTTCCTTCGCTTGAATTTAAGGAGCGCGACAAAGTGAAGAGGAAAATAAAACTTTCTGATAGGGCTATAAATACCTTGACAAATTGGTGGAAATGCTTAAAATATTAG
- a CDS encoding tyrosine recombinase XerC, with protein sequence MGFETILDEFLRELALFKGFSEHTLKAYSSDICEFLSFLEDRSLELNRYTLWEYRDYLSSQGYERSSIARKLSSLRSFLRFLREKGFLKESLERVLKNPRMNRSLPKALSVEEVEKLISSALDSRERAIVEFIYATGVRVGELVSLNWSDIDWINEIVRVVGKGGKERIVPIGSKALEALKAYGKESGMSGPLFKNKNGDRLTARSVERIIRAMALRAGLKGHVTPHVLRHSFATHLLEGGADLRMVQEMLGHSSLATTQIYTKVTLERVKEVYELAHPRS encoded by the coding sequence ATGGGGTTTGAAACAATTTTAGATGAATTTTTACGTGAGCTTGCCTTATTTAAAGGATTTTCGGAACATACTCTCAAGGCTTATTCTTCTGATATATGTGAATTTTTATCTTTTTTGGAAGATAGGTCCTTGGAGCTTAATAGATATACTCTTTGGGAATATCGGGATTACCTTTCCTCTCAAGGATATGAGAGAAGCAGTATAGCTCGAAAGCTTTCTTCGCTCAGATCCTTTTTAAGGTTTTTGAGGGAAAAAGGTTTTCTTAAGGAATCGCTTGAAAGGGTTCTTAAAAATCCGAGGATGAATAGATCTCTTCCGAAGGCTCTCTCAGTGGAAGAGGTGGAAAAGTTGATATCTTCGGCTTTAGACTCAAGAGAAAGAGCTATAGTTGAGTTTATCTATGCTACTGGCGTGAGGGTGGGAGAGCTCGTTTCCCTGAATTGGAGCGATATAGATTGGATTAATGAGATAGTGAGAGTTGTAGGAAAGGGAGGTAAAGAAAGAATAGTCCCTATAGGTTCGAAAGCTCTTGAGGCTCTTAAGGCCTACGGTAAGGAAAGCGGGATGAGTGGGCCTTTGTTTAAAAACAAAAATGGCGATAGGCTTACAGCAAGAAGCGTTGAGAGGATAATAAGGGCTATGGCTCTTCGGGCGGGCTTAAAGGGGCATGTTACTCCTCACGTTTTAAGGCACTCTTTTGCTACTCATCTTCTTGAAGGAGGAGCTGATCTTAGGATGGTTCAAGAGATGTTAGGTCATTCGAGCCTTGCCACAACGCAAATTTATACTAAGGTTACCTTAGAGAGAGTGAAGGAGGTGTATGAGCTTGCCCATCCGAGGAGTTAA
- the hslV gene encoding ATP-dependent protease subunit HslV — protein sequence MSLPIRGVKSTTIIALRHKGESVMGGDGQVTMGEMILKESAKKVRRLYGGRVLAGFAGATADAMTLLERFEGRLEESQGNLLKAAVEMAKDWRTDKILRRLEALLIVMDKERILLISGTGDIVEPDDNVIAVGSGGGYALAAAKALIARTDLSAEEIVRESLKIASALCIYTNSNFIIEKL from the coding sequence ATGAGCTTGCCCATCCGAGGAGTTAAGTCTACCACGATCATTGCTTTAAGACATAAGGGAGAGTCTGTAATGGGTGGGGATGGTCAGGTTACGATGGGAGAGATGATCTTAAAGGAAAGCGCTAAGAAGGTGAGACGCCTCTATGGAGGAAGGGTTCTTGCCGGTTTTGCAGGAGCCACAGCCGATGCCATGACTCTCCTTGAGAGGTTTGAGGGAAGGCTTGAGGAAAGTCAAGGTAATCTTTTGAAAGCTGCTGTTGAGATGGCTAAAGATTGGAGAACCGACAAGATCTTAAGAAGGCTTGAGGCTCTCTTGATAGTTATGGATAAGGAAAGAATACTTCTTATATCTGGTACGGGGGATATAGTTGAGCCTGATGACAATGTAATAGCTGTAGGTTCAGGTGGGGGTTATGCTCTTGCAGCGGCTAAGGCTTTAATTGCTCGCACTGATCTTTCGGCGGAAGAAATAGTTAGGGAATCTCTTAAGATAGCATCGGCCTTATGTATATATACAAATAGTAACTTTATAATAGAAAAGCTTTAA
- the hslU gene encoding ATP-dependent protease ATPase subunit HslU, which produces MSLDSLTPRQIVEALNKYIIGQEEAKRAVAIALRNRMRRKSLPPELREEVAPKNILMIGPTGVGKTEIARRLANLVGAPFVKVEATKFTEVGYVGRDVDSIIRELVEVSVQMVKSEKMTEVMEEAQTHAELRIVEALMPGMRYSYAAQEPGTYEPSVRESTRQRLLEMLRNGQLEDRVIEIDVVDRSLPRVEVFTAMGIEDLGINFQDLLGNIFPPRMKRRKLKVKEARKVLEQEEAQKLIDMDEVAQEAIRRAEEMGIVFIDEIDKIVSKGSTYGPDVSREGVQRDLLPIVEGSTVITKYGPVKTDHILFIAAGAFHTAKPSDLIPELQGRFPIRVELKPLYREDLERILVEPKNALVKQYKALLATEGVELEFTPEAISKIAEIAYRVNEEMENIGARRLHTVMERLLEDISFEAPERRGTKVVIDEKYVVNKLSSIVGRKDLSQYIL; this is translated from the coding sequence TTGTCTTTAGATAGCCTAACGCCTCGACAGATAGTTGAGGCCCTTAATAAATATATAATTGGTCAGGAGGAAGCCAAGAGGGCTGTAGCTATAGCCTTAAGAAACAGGATGAGAAGGAAATCCCTTCCACCGGAGCTTAGGGAGGAAGTGGCTCCTAAGAATATCCTTATGATAGGGCCTACTGGGGTTGGTAAAACAGAGATAGCTCGTAGACTTGCTAATCTTGTGGGTGCTCCATTTGTTAAGGTAGAGGCTACTAAGTTCACAGAGGTTGGATATGTGGGTAGAGATGTGGACTCTATAATAAGAGAGCTTGTTGAGGTTTCCGTTCAAATGGTTAAGTCGGAAAAGATGACTGAGGTTATGGAAGAGGCTCAGACTCATGCTGAGTTAAGAATTGTTGAGGCTTTGATGCCTGGGATGCGGTATTCTTACGCTGCTCAAGAGCCTGGAACCTATGAGCCTTCTGTTAGAGAAAGCACTCGCCAAAGGCTTCTTGAGATGCTCAGGAACGGTCAGCTTGAGGATAGAGTTATAGAGATAGATGTTGTTGATAGATCTTTGCCTAGGGTTGAGGTTTTCACCGCGATGGGAATAGAGGATCTTGGAATCAACTTTCAGGATCTTTTAGGGAACATATTTCCACCGAGGATGAAGAGGAGAAAACTGAAAGTTAAAGAGGCAAGGAAGGTTCTAGAGCAAGAGGAGGCTCAGAAGCTCATAGATATGGATGAGGTGGCTCAAGAGGCTATAAGGCGAGCTGAGGAGATGGGAATAGTCTTCATAGATGAGATAGACAAGATAGTAAGCAAGGGAAGCACCTATGGTCCTGATGTCTCAAGGGAAGGAGTCCAGAGGGATCTTTTACCTATAGTTGAAGGTTCTACGGTCATAACAAAATACGGCCCTGTGAAAACGGATCACATTTTGTTTATCGCTGCTGGAGCGTTTCACACGGCTAAACCGTCGGATCTCATACCTGAGCTTCAGGGAAGGTTTCCCATAAGGGTCGAGCTTAAACCCCTTTATAGAGAAGATCTTGAAAGGATATTGGTGGAACCCAAGAACGCTCTTGTAAAGCAGTATAAGGCTCTTTTAGCTACAGAAGGAGTAGAGCTCGAGTTTACCCCAGAGGCTATAAGTAAGATAGCTGAGATAGCCTATAGAGTTAATGAGGAGATGGAAAATATAGGGGCGCGAAGACTTCACACGGTTATGGAAAGGCTCTTAGAGGACATATCTTTCGAGGCTCCTGAAAGAAGGGGCACGAAGGTTGTCATAGATGAGAAGTATGTAGTTAATAAGCTCTCCTCTATAGTGGGGAGGAAAGATCTTAGTCAATACATCCTTTAA
- the codY gene encoding GTP-sensing pleiotropic transcriptional regulator CodY, with the protein MAKSQDLGVLEELLRKERKISRLVERQAGREVDFKAIAGVLSEVIEANVYISDKDGKILGYALLNNYDCPEVWKVLKEGMYPEEYNEKLLRIVEPMVNQTPRSGRCSYFFDVDCKYPNKFVSFFPIVGGSERLGTLVIARFDNGLSLADQILAEYGATIVGIEILRARNEEMEKMAREQITVQLALRTLSYSELSAMRRIFEKFNNSEGVVIASKIAGDIGVTRSVIVNALRKLESAGIIETRSLGMKGTYIRVITPLFLKELKVK; encoded by the coding sequence ATGGCCAAAAGTCAGGATTTAGGGGTCTTAGAGGAACTGTTACGGAAGGAGCGCAAAATAAGCAGGTTAGTCGAGCGTCAGGCAGGACGCGAGGTAGATTTTAAAGCTATAGCTGGAGTCTTAAGCGAGGTGATAGAAGCAAACGTATACATTTCTGATAAGGATGGAAAGATTCTTGGGTATGCTCTTTTAAACAACTATGATTGTCCAGAAGTTTGGAAGGTTTTGAAGGAAGGGATGTATCCAGAAGAATATAATGAAAAGCTTTTAAGGATAGTTGAACCTATGGTAAATCAGACTCCTAGAAGTGGACGTTGTTCTTACTTCTTTGATGTCGACTGTAAATATCCTAACAAGTTCGTTAGCTTCTTCCCTATAGTTGGTGGTAGTGAAAGGCTTGGGACGCTTGTTATCGCTCGCTTTGATAATGGTTTGTCTTTGGCAGATCAGATATTGGCGGAATATGGAGCTACCATAGTGGGTATAGAGATCCTTAGAGCAAGAAATGAGGAAATGGAAAAGATGGCTAGGGAGCAGATAACCGTTCAGCTTGCTTTAAGAACCCTCTCCTATTCTGAGCTCTCCGCAATGAGGAGGATATTTGAGAAGTTCAATAATAGTGAAGGTGTTGTAATAGCAAGCAAGATAGCCGGAGATATAGGTGTTACTCGTTCCGTGATAGTTAACGCTTTGAGGAAGCTCGAGAGCGCTGGTATAATAGAGACAAGATCGCTTGGTATGAAAGGAACATATATAAGGGTTATTACGCCTCTCTTTTTGAAAGAACTTAAGGTAAAGTAG